DNA from Palaemon carinicauda isolate YSFRI2023 chromosome 26, ASM3689809v2, whole genome shotgun sequence:
ACTTTGAAATTCTAGAGATTTCCATATATAAAGCACCGGTGCATTCTTTTGTTCTATATAATAAAAAGgtggtgtggatatatatatatatatatatatatatatatatatatatatatatatatagttgtatttataaaagggggaggggtgggagggttttatatatatatatatatatatatatatatatatatatatatatatacataatatatatatatctatatgtatatatatgtgtatatatatgtatatatgtacagtatatatatatatatatatatatatatatatatatatatatacatacatatatatatatatatatatatatatatttatatatatatgtatatatatatatatatatatatatatatatatatatatactgtatatatatatatatatatatatatatatatatatatatatatatatatatatatatatatatatagttgtagataGAAAAGGGGGAGAGGTGGGAAGGATTTAATTTGTATTAGCACGCACGCATGTGCTAGTATAGCTACATCAATATTTagacgtcgtttttgacgggtcgtgtacactagtgacATTATGTTGGAAGATGTACTCAACTGGGTCTCCCAACAAATGACTTTGTGTTGATATGAGAAAGGAACCGCTCGCGCAGTCCCTTGGCGTACCAGGCCTCTCCTGAGTGCCAAAGGTAAATAATGGTTGGGATGAAAAATTAAATgttgatttaataatatatttaatgtgACATTCCAAAGTACGTGATATCAATGCAATTAAAAAGAAAGGAAGAGTTTATCTATAATGCTGgtattcatttaaaaattatttatattttaaatctaGATCCAAAAGTAATTTAATTCTTAGCTAGTCAAATATTTAATTCAATCGTATTTAATCACttggtattaattaaaaaaaatatttgacttaatggctcaattcatatatttagaaattacattaaaactagagagagagagagagagagagagagagagagagagagagagagagagagagagagagagagagagagagagagagagagagagagagaattatcccggATGTAAAATGTTTTTATGGGTATTTTTCAAATAACTTCACAAGCTCCAATCTCAAAATCTTCAATCCCATTAGAGAATTGAAGATCTGATAATGATTTACCAATCCATTTTTTTGCAATGACTAAGAACCCTTGTTTACGAAGGACTtgacttgccaaaaaaaaaaaaaaaaaaaaaaaaaaaaaaaaaaaaaaaaaaaaagcctatcagACTGATGCATCGATGATCCTGCAGCCTGAGAGAAAGACGAAATAGCAAGACTTATGCTGGAAAAAGTCTAAATTAAATAAACGGCGAAAGACTTCCTTCCGAAGCAAAGACAGTTCAGTATGTGGACACGTTTGTTAAGACTGTCTGAACGTTAAAGGCTGGTTGTGAGGCTTTCTGAACGTTAAAGGCTCGTTGTTAAGACTTTGTGAACGTTAAAGGTTCGTTGTTAGGCTTTCTGAACGTTAAAGGTTCGTTGTTAGACTTTCTGAACGTTAAGGGTTCGTTGTTAGACTTTCTGAACGTTAAAGGCTCGTTTTTAGACTTTCTGAAAGTTAAAGGCTCGTTGTTAGGCTTTCTGAACGCTAAAGGCTCGTCGTTAGGCTTTTTGAACGCAAAAGGCTCGTTGTTAGACTTTCTGAACGTTAAAGACTCGTTTTTAGGCTTTCTGAACGTTAAAGGCTCGTTGTTAGGCTTTCTGAACGTTAATGGCTCGTTGTTAGACTTTCTGAACGTTAAAGGCTGGTTGTTAGGCTTTCTGAACATTAAAGGCTCGTTGTTAGGCTCTCTGAACGTTAAAGGCTCGTTGTTAGACTTTCTGAACGTTAAAGGTTCTGAGGTTCAGTCATGCAAAACGATTATGCGACCTATGATTGGAAAAACTTATGGTTTGGCAAAAATATATTGTCGACGAACTGGAAAGAATGTTTTCTCGATGTAATATCATCGGTGTGCTTAAATTCAATTGATTTCACCGATTCCATTTCGCAAATTGAATTGATATATAGTATATTTCCCTTTTGGCAAAAACCGATCGCTAAAGATTTCCTGCTGTTTTTCATTGAAATGAGATTACTAGTTTAGTTACAATGGGACGATACAAATAGGGTTTAATATGTTCAtatctatgtgtttatatatatatatatatatatatatatatatacacagtatatatataatatatataattatatgtataattattatatatatatacatatacatacatacatacatatatatatatatatatatatatatatatatatatatgtatatatatatgtatatataatatatatatatatatatatatatatatatatatatatatatatatattatacatatatattatatatatatatgtatatatatatatatatatatatatacatcgaacgataaatagattgataaattcatatatgtataattttataaatttcagtgtgtatgtgtgtgtgtcttgcaTCATTCCAAATTTGGTTGACACAGTGTCGAAAAATAAGACTCGTATATGAGTAaggccagacacacacacacacacacacacacacacacacacatatatatatatatatatatattactcatatatatacatatatatatattatatatatatcatatatatacatatatatacatacatacatacacatatatatatatatatatatatatatatatatatatatatatatatatacatatatataaacatcgaacgatagatagattgataaattcatatatgtataattttataaatgtcagtgtgtatgtgtgtcctgTATCATTCCAAATTAGGCTGGCCCAGTGTAGTAAATAAGACTTGTATATGAGTTAGGCTACTATTTACTTGTGTTATGAGGAACATCAACTGTAAAAGACTTCcactaatctgaaaaaaaaaaaaaaactttttcagagATGCAGCATAAGACACAGGGTTTGCTGGACCTCTAATAAGGTCTttcgggaataaaaaaatactttcaaatCTAATGCATTAATCACTGTACGATAATTAGATggagaatattaaagaaatatcaCTGAAAAAATGCTGGAACTAATCAAGTTTCACTGACGCCATGCTGGGATGCTTTTCAGGTTCGTTATAAATGACAAGACACATGCTGAGGTGAGAATGAGAGGGAACTTACAAAGATTCACGTACTCATTGGTATGTGAATCAAGAAGAAAAAATGGAAGGAAACGGTAGCTCAGTCAATCAAAATGAAAATGGGCTGCATAGAAAACCTTATGATGGATTAACAGATGTGATGCTATGTGAAGGAGGACGGCCTAAAGGGCCTTTTGCTAGACCTTGCTATAAGTTTCGAAAGAATATGACAGGGGAGAATATGGTCTGAGAGTACCATACTGAGATAAAACATCACTATTTGGTCTTTATTTATGTAATCCTTGCTGACGATTAAGTTAATGGCGAGTGAttttcagcagttttttttttttttttaagcaaaatagTGCCAATAGGACAGCGGCTGTAAACACAAGAGCAGGTTACACGTCTTAAGGCTTAGTTGGAAAGTTTAGtcggaagttaaaaaaaaaaagtagttacgCTTCATCTTCAGACTATAAATTTTGATTATCAAAATTCATAAACTCCATGAGTCAAGCAACaggttattatatttatatttcagcaCATTTCAAGTTCCAGAAGAAAAGGGTCGTAGATTACAGTGAGAGATGCGAAATAGATCAGAGAAAAAGCTAACGACTTTATTAAGGAGAGAAAATAGGATGTTGTTAACAGATGGGAGATGGATGGAAAGGCATAGTATAGTTGCACTGAGAAGAGCATATAACCCACTTCTCTTGTTGGAGGGAACTATATGGGTGGGATCGACAGGAACTATATAGATAGGATCGACTTCAGGCTATAACCAATTGCCTAAGCAGACAATTATTATAACTCcataatgttttaagaacagccTTCTTTGGACAAgcgttaattatttatatatgcataactaAAGATTGTGCTGGCCGATGCGGTGGTgaacgttagttcctttggtcgctgcaacctcgccatccttgtgagctaaaggtggggggattgggggggggggactttaggtctatctgctgagtcaccagccgccattgcctggccctccttggtcctagcttgggtggcgagggggcttgggagcttatcatatatatacatggtcagtctctagggcattgtcctgcttgacctctgccattcatgagcgacctttaaacatttaaggaaTGTCAGATGTATACTTTCACAGGGAATAAGAATCAATGAGGGAATAAAAATAACTAGGAGCATAAAATAAGGAATTAATATACAAGAAATGGGTGTGTTATATACCTTATGGGATATGAAAGGGGACATTCGAAAAAGGATATCCATCAAACATTCTTTAGATGGACTACTCTGTGGTAGTGCCCACAAGGGTAAcgtaacaaaatctctctctctctctctcgtagtgtgCTTACGTGTACGTATCGCAATGTTCTGGAACAAAAgacacaaaaataagaaaaaccgAAACATAACGTCAAAAAAAGAGTAACAAGATCTTTCCATCTATATCGTCATTTCATTCTCACTCACCAGATCCCCAATGATACTGCagcatccactctctctctctctctctctctctctctctctctctctctctctctctctctctctctctctctctctctctctctctctcatactcctgATGGGAACATTCCATGTCTTTCTCACTGCATCCCATCTCCTATTCTTTTTTTCACGCTTTTAATCAAGATGTTGAAAAGAGCTTTGTAGCAGCTTCTTTTACTTGAGCATCGActgttatctttcttttcttttgattCGGAGGAAGTCTTTTTCTCCTAAACTCTGCAAGATAATAATCTCTTTCCCTTCCCATATCTGacgatatagttattattattatcattattattattattattattattgttattattattattattattacttgctaagctacaaccctagttggaaaggcaggatgctataagccgaggggctccaacagggaaaatagcccagtgaggaaaggagagaagggaaaataaaatattttaagaacagtaacaacttcaaaattaatatttcctatataaactatcaaaactttaacaaaacacgaggaaaagaaataagatagaatagtgtgcccgagtgtaaactcaagtaagagaactctaacccaagacagtggaaaactatggtacagaggctatggcactacccaagactagagaacaatgttttgattttgaagtgtccttctcctagaatagatgcttaccatagctaaagagtctctcctacccttaccaaaaggaaagtggccactgaacaattacattgcggtagttaaacccttgggtgaagaagaattgtttggtaatctcggtgttgtcaggtgtataaggacagaggagagtatgtaaagaataggccagactattcggtgtatgtgtaggcaaaaaaaaaaaaaaatgaaccgtaaccacagatatggatccaatgtagtactgtctggccagtcaaaggaccccataactctctagcggtagtatctcaacgggttgctggtgccctggccaacctactaccatgaaGTTACAAGTGAAAAGCCTTCTCTCTTAACTAGTCTAACTAGTCTCTAGTATGTCGAAAAATAATTTCCTGTCTTATTACAATGACATTTTCTTGTATAGAAGGTATAAGCAGATCATGAAAACTGGAATATGACTGAGCACTAAAACGATTAGATTAAAAAAAGATTTTATTAAGAGCAAACTGAGAAAAAAGTAGCTTTATATTACACAGCTTCGATGTATAACGATAactacagaactctctctctctctctctctctctctctctctctctctctctctctcacacacacacacacaccacacacacacacacacacacacacacacacacacccataccgTGATGCAAATAAACACGTATTTGTCACAACAGATGTGCAAGAAACTGCAACAAactactcttaagcaagagaaaaaGATGTAATAACATATATGAGGCtatgaaatattatgaacaaaaacaGTTCCTTCCAATCCtcttccttaaaagaaaaaaaaaaacagcaaataaaaaaacGGCCGTATGATATCTCTACCGTAATTTCGATAAATACGAGAACTAATTACGATACATGTAAGCCTTTTCATCAAGGAATTAGAGTGATCACGgcgcacttcttttttttttcctcctcctcctccttcctccttcaTTCCTTCTTCTACTCCTGACGGAGGACTTGAATCCATTACGCCAGCCAACATACTTTGACAACTAACTCCCTGGAGAATCATCTAAATTAATTACCTAATTAAAAGCAGAATGGGAAAGTGGAACTTCTGCGGACATATTACATCTTGGCTGCTTCATCAAGCTTTATCTTTCCATTCATTcggggctggctctctctctctctctctctctctctctctctctctctctctctctctctctctctctcctctctctctctctctctctctcagcggctgtagtaaacagtaacacgataaacgagttcaagaataagttacagaTCATAGAAAAACGCtctaaattcttaaactaaatcgctctaccaaagagcaaatagagtctcctcggatggactaaaaagtctttgagacatcaaaaatccttgtaactcactgtaactcatactctctctctctctctctctctctctctctctctctctctctctctctctctctctctctctctctctctctctgacttccagcggatgtagtaaactgcAACACGGTAAaccagttcaagaataagttacaaaaaatcataaaaattctctaaatgcttaatctaaatcgctctaccaaagagcaaatggagtctcctcggatggactaaaagtctttgggacatccaaaaatctcattacctccttatagcacacacacacactttctctctctctctctctctctctctctctctctctctctctctctctctctctctctctgacttccagcggatgtagtaaactgcaacacggtaaacgagttcaagaataagttacaaaAGATCATAAAaagtctctaaatgcttaaacaaaatcgctttaccaaagagcaaatcgAGTCTCCTGaaaaactctttgagacatccaaaatcaattcttgtaactccttgtaaccatcccctctctctctctctctctctctctctctctctctctctctctctctctctctctctcctctctctctctctctctcgtcgtttgtTACACTTGTTGCTCTATTCAGCAAAGTCCATTAAGGGCTCAAGTTTCTTCATCAATTTCTCTTGTCATCTGTAATTTGAAATAATGAAGAAGCATTCAGCTTCACACTATCTGCGTTGCTATGCCGTGACCACTAGGCCACGTTTACTACGGCAaaggaagcccccccccccccctctctctctctctctctctctctctctctctctctctctctctctctctctctctctctctctctctcattaaaataccGTAGTATATTTTCACAGCAATTATCCATCCCCGTCAGTTACAGATTCTTCTCactttcttttttccttatttgttaATAATTTTCCAGACAAAATATAAGCTCAAGATTTTTCATCTCTAATTCACAGTTCTCGCCTCACTCGCTGACCTTTCGTTACAAAGCTTTTTAGGTCAAAAATGCTTTTAATATATGTATGAAGGCATATGTCAGAGTTGAATGTGGCGGTGTACTGTATGTCTGTAAAAGTGAAAAGAAGGGTAAATAAGGTTTTGTTTTACGGGAAACTTATTAAATCCCTTCTAATTCTCCCTCGAAAGCTTAATACGTAGATCACGTAGAGTAGATATCCTTTTTTAGTCGATGTCACTTCCAttgcttatttctttaatattccACATACTCATTTATGAGGCTTCGATAAAAtccttcttaaaataatttttgttataACAAGTTATATACTTTTTAACGATGCGTTTCTCCTCCCCATcattgtttttaggttgaacaggctgacataagtctttttatagtttatatatgacatatctttttatagtttatatatgacatatctttttatagtttatatatcacatatctgttttgctgttgttactgtttttagaattacttAGTTAAATTTTTtctgatcgtttatttatttccttatttcctttcctcactgggctatttttccctgttgaagcccttgggcttatagcatcttgcttttccaactagggttgtagcttggttaataataataataataataacaataatgatgataataattataataataataataaataataataattattattattataataataatgataataataataattatcattattataataataataataataataataataataataataataacacaacactCGCCCGCTCTCAACAAATCTAGCGAAGACTTGCGAGCGTGTGGTTGGTTTAGAGCAGGCTGTTCTTGTGAGCCTATTTCCGCCTACTCATTTGTCGCTACGGTGAGTGAGCGCTGTTTGACTGCGGCTCTATCTTTAAACCGTTTTACCAGTTATGAGGAGTTGGGGATATGTTGTATGAAGACGGGTTTCATTTCACTTTACTCGTTTTCCTTCAGAGGAATTATGGATAAGAGCACAAACATATTTCAACGAATGGACTTCGCAAATTTCTGAAATGGAAACTAAAGGCACACTtaacgtaattttaatccgaaaatatccgtaaaaaatatactgttctgagccgtatttcagtaaaatataagagACCTTAATTTTTCCCTACTCTATtaatatcttttactggttggcgaccgtaataacactcctttacgtcaatatatccgtttttaaaacgacaaatgcttggcaacatttattccaggctttttaccgttttttacggcaaatttttaacagtgaattaCAATTCTGTTGTACGTTTGTCGTGCCTTTTTAATGGAATGAGAGAATGTCTACCATGttgtaatatgtgtgtatatatatatatatatatatatatatatatatatatatatatatatatatatatatatatatatatatatatattatatatatatatataatatataatatatatatatatatatatatatatatatatatatatatatatatatatatatatatatatatatatatatatatgtgtgtgtgtgtgtgtgtgtgtgtgtatgtatggataattTTGTACCTCTACGCTGGGATTTTTACGAAATGTCTCTTCCTCAAGGAACTAAAGAACCTAAACCTTCAAAATGTTTTATCATCTTACACAAGAATTACAGAAATGTCATTAAACGTTTTAGATAGGGCATCTCTAATTTTAATTACTGAAATTTTTCAAAATCATGTGATACTGAGAACTTTTCTTTTTCTAGCTATAATGTTGTTTTGATTTAATGTTAGACTTGAGTAGAATAAAGCAAATAAGCATTTATTCAGCTTCGATTAATCAAGATAGACTGTATCCTCCTTCCTACCAAGCTCAATGCTGAACCAAATGCTGCCGATACGGAGAAGGATCACACATCAAACAGACTTCGCTGCTTGATCAAATACGTCTCTGCTTTAGAGATTGAGCATCAGATTGTGAAACATGACCTCCCCGGCTCCCATTGACCTGCTTCATAAGTTATCTATTATAAGGATAATTCTAATTTTTGCACGCTATCATCTCTATAAAAGACGATAGCAAACTTCATAGAAAATCCACGAAATTCTTCAAATATTGTGCAGTTTATGTAAAAGAGTGACGGCTTGTAAATGTTACTGTACTAAAACACTGCCAGAGGTTACATGCCAATTAGGACTAACACTTGAACAAACATAGCCTccgggctagtacagtggtaacgcattcgtctagtattcgcatggcaacaggtcgatcccagcccgggaacgTCAGTTTAAACTGTTTACAGTGTAGACCACTGATGTATTTGGTCACCaaaagggtggggggtggggggcttaCCAGCTACCGTTCTGGTAAGTATCTATTCTGGTGATACTGGACCTGAAACCAGACACCATTACTGATGAAGCATTTAAGCTTGCCCAAGGTAATCAAAAGCAGTTTACTCGGGTAACTAATTAAGGAATTTCAAGAGGTTGAAGCTTTGCCAAAAAACAAATATGTTGTCAATCTTGCAATAGAAATATTACCGTTATATGATGATGGATAACCCTTTGAGGCTCTGGGAGCTAGTGAGTGTATGCACCAATTCTCTTGCACACCATTTAGTGTCACTAATAGTATATTGATCTTTTAACGAACCATTGACAGATTCGTTAAGTGAGGAAAATCTTCATAATACTTTTCCATATCCTGACAACATAAACATGCTCTCGCACAAATTGTTCAAAATGTCGCGTGGCagtaagaaagggagagagagtggGGAGAGTTGAATTTGTGTGAGCGCGCGTGCGTGTGCttagatatctaaatatttagccgtcattttttacgggtcgcgtatactagtaaaaataataattgctATGACACTTAATATCACCACGGACGTTAAAACAGTTGCTGATACACTTGACTTGTCTGCGTTACGAACTTTAAAAATTGTGCCATTTTCAACAGCTGAAAACAAGAAATTTTGGAACATGAGCCGAACTAGAATAAATCATTTGATTGACTGGTGATAAACTCCTTATAGCCACTTAAGATCTAGAGTATAAAACGTAGAATTTACGTAACTGTTACCCTTCAATGCGTGTAACAAATACCCTTTTATACGGATACATGAATTTCCAAGGTCTCCATTTGCAATTCCATGGAAAGATATATCATATAAGACTATTATTCAATATTTAGAATTGATTTCTTCTTTTCTGTGTATGAACTAATTATATTGACTAATACAGAGGCTTTTGTTTTATAGCCGTTGATGTTCAACAGTACTTACTGCTGACCGAGGGTGCCTCTAGCTAGAAGACCCCTTACTATCAGCAAATAAATGCCAAGGTTGAAAGGTAGGTTAAAATATGCCTATTTGAAAGGCTATTTATCTTGCTTTGAATTCGCCAATATCAGGAAAATTGTAATGGGAACTGGTGTTTCCTCAAGGTTCGCACTATCTTTGCCCCATGCTATCAGTTGCTACAAAGATATTCTTCTTTTCTCAACACTCATTAGCTACTGGGTTTTAAGAGGTTGTCAGAAATACAAAGCATGGCGTTGCAGTACAAGAGGTGGAATTTCTAGATGTGAATTCTACTAATGGACATACCAGATGTGGAGATGGTTGTCTGCGTCATCAGTTTCCCTATCCGTCACAGCACAGTGAGAGAAAGGATGAAAAAGACACGTACAACGAAGGATATAACACACATGAATAACCATTAGTCGAAATAAACTCAATGATAATAAGAACATGTAATCCCAACTTTATTCTCCTGTTACTTCCTCTCCGGTATTCGTGCAACCATACAAGTCAAGAGGTACTTTAATAACTACCACATTGTTCTCAGCCAGAAAGACGGTTCTCTCAACGTTATTGCCGGTGAAGTAAATTGGCCGAAGTTGATGTTATAGTCTTCATTACTTCAACCAAATTTGAATGAAGATTTTTATTTGCGGTATTATTTTACGTAATATGTGGTTCCGATTGTTTGAtacaatttcaaaattaacttgaataaaactaTCATTGTGATACTTTATAGTCTCTCGATTAACGAGATATGTATTAAATCGTTTATCACTTGAATAAATATGAAGGCCTCACATAAATGCGCGTATGTACCGGTTTCTTCTATATGGTTCCAAGAAGAAAAACCCATATCTTTGAAAAAACCGGGCTTAAATATGGCATTTCGAAAAATTTCTTTCTATACATTTCCAGCAG
Protein-coding regions in this window:
- the LOC137619981 gene encoding variable charge X-linked protein 3B-like, with the translated sequence MKPRELRPVTHLGHRPSGLTHWQYSGGSMKMSLVYFNLLKPSGEFDLLKPSGEKSNNEPLTFREPNNEPLMFRKPNNQPLTFRKSNNEPLTFRKPNNEPLTFRKPKNESLTFRKSNNEPFAFKKPNDEPLAFRKPNNEPLTFRKSKNEPLTFRKSNNEPLTFRKSNNEPLTFRKPNNEPLTFTKS